The Swingsia samuiensis genome contains the following window.
TTTATCCCCGGGGCACGGTTACCACTCTATACAGCCTGCGGTTTTTTTAAAGCGCCCTTCCTTACCTTTGCTCTTTCGGTTATTTTCGCCACATCCATTTGGACAACCTTTTTATTCTTCCTCAGCTCACATATTGGAGGGTGGATTTTAGGTCATATGGGAGAATGGCGGTGGCTCGGCCTCGCTGGGCTTATCTTTTGTATTATCGCAGTCGGGCGCCTCATCGCTCGTCATCAAACAATGAGCTAATCACTTTATGAGATCCAAAGAGGTCAACCCAACACCCCTATCTCTTTTTGAGTTCTGGCCTGGGTCCGTTTTTTACACCCCTATCGTGCTTTACTGGATTGTCATGGGGTTAAAATATCGTGATTTTAGTACCCCAACAGCTGCAAATCCTCGTATTGAAACAGGCGGATTATGTGGTGAGCAGAAATCATCTATTCTTGATATGGCAGGCCAAACAGCCAAACAATATATAGCACCATATGCTGTTTTCAAAAGCGGTGAAGGATCCTTCCAGCGCGCTCAGCATGCAATGGCTCGCATCAATGTTCAATTCCCTGTTGTGATTAAACCAAATATCGGCTGTAATGGGACTGGCGTAAAACTCGTTCAATCGCTTGAAATTTTAAAACAAACCCTCTCTCTTTTTCCTGACAATGTTGATCTTATGGTTCAGGAGCTCGTCGATTATCCAATAGAAGTGGGTGCTTTTTATATTCGCCACCCAGACCAGGAAAAAGGGTATATTTCTTCCCTCACTTACAAAGAAACACCGGCTCTTCAGGGAGACGGACAATCCACCCTGAAACAACTCATCATGCATGACCCACGCATGCAACATATTCCCCACGTATATTTACCCCGCATCGCAGGCTTGGAAGAAACAATTCTTCCCGCAGGTGAAAAAAAATCGCTGGTTTTTGCGGGCAACCACTGCAAAGGCTCGATTTTCCGAGATGCCCGTACCGATCGAACCGTAGAGCTAACGGAATGTCTTGATGCCATTATGAAAGATATTCCAGACTTTCATTTTGGCCGCATTGATTTAAAGACGCCTTCTATCGAAGACTTAAAGCAAGGTAAAAACTTAAAAATTATTGAAATTAATGGCGTGGGTTCAGAAGCAATCCATATCTGGGATCGCAGAACAACAATATGGGAAGCTTATCGTGCTCAATTTTCCCATTACAGGCAAACATTCATCATTGGCGCCAAAAACAAATCTAGAGGATGGAAAACCTCAGGAGCCTTTAATATGCTCTTTGCTTGGAGAAAGCAAAAGCGCCTCTTAGCCTCCTACCCCACCAATGATTAAAAAAGCACTATTGGCCTAGTTTGCCACCGCCAAAAATATAATTACTCACTTGTTGCTCTAAAGACAGCTGATCTTGTG
Protein-coding sequences here:
- a CDS encoding ATP-grasp domain-containing protein — translated: MRSKEVNPTPLSLFEFWPGSVFYTPIVLYWIVMGLKYRDFSTPTAANPRIETGGLCGEQKSSILDMAGQTAKQYIAPYAVFKSGEGSFQRAQHAMARINVQFPVVIKPNIGCNGTGVKLVQSLEILKQTLSLFPDNVDLMVQELVDYPIEVGAFYIRHPDQEKGYISSLTYKETPALQGDGQSTLKQLIMHDPRMQHIPHVYLPRIAGLEETILPAGEKKSLVFAGNHCKGSIFRDARTDRTVELTECLDAIMKDIPDFHFGRIDLKTPSIEDLKQGKNLKIIEINGVGSEAIHIWDRRTTIWEAYRAQFSHYRQTFIIGAKNKSRGWKTSGAFNMLFAWRKQKRLLASYPTND